One window from the genome of Pyrus communis chromosome 16, drPyrComm1.1, whole genome shotgun sequence encodes:
- the LOC137719681 gene encoding aspartyl protease family protein 2-like, with product MEGKATLPLFFLSLAAIFLSLSSALDHQTLLLNSLPTPPTTLSWTDTVSESETAQLDPNSPSAATTPTPNTLSVQLHHIDAVALNKTPTQLFNLRLRRDAFRVKTLTSLAASPNRTTRGGGRVPVRGFSSSVVSGLSQGSGEYFTRLGVGTPPRYVYMVLDTGSDVVWLQCAPCRRCYKQSDPIFDPRKSRSFATIPCGSPLCRKLDSPSCNSKKTCLYQVSYGDGSFTFGEFSTETLTFRGTKVGRVAIGCGHDNEGLFVGAAGLLGLGRGKLSFPALTGARFNRKFSYCLVDRSASSKPSSVVFGDSAVSRTARFTPLLANPKLDTFYYVELIGISVGGTRVPGITASLFKLDQAGNGGVILDSGTSVTRLTRPAYNALRDAFRAGTSGLKRGPQFSLFDTCFDLSGRTEVKVPTVVLHFRNADVSLPATNYLIPVDSSGSFCFAFAGTMGGLSIIGNIQQQGFRVVYDLAGSRVGFSPRGCA from the coding sequence ATGGAAGGGAAGGCAACACTTccccttttcttcctttccctCGCCGCCATtttcctctccctctcctccGCCCTCGATCACCAGACCCTCCTCCTCAACTCCCTCCCCACCCCACCCACCACCCTCTCATGGACAGACACCGTCTCCGAATCCGAAACCGCCCAACTCGACCCCAACTCCCCCTCCGCCGCCACCACCCCAACCCCAAACACCTTGTCCGTACAGTTACACCACATCGACGCCGTGGCGCTTAACAAAACCCCCACCCAACTCTTCAACCTCCGACTCCGGCGCGACGCCTTCAGGGTCAAGACGCTGACCTCCCTTGCCGCCTCCCCAAACAGAACCACAAGAGGCGGCGGTCGCGTGCCTGTTAGGGGCTTCAGCAGCTCCGTTGTCTCCGGACTCTCGCAGGGCAGCGGCGAGTACTTCACGCGCCTCGGCGTGGGCACGCCTCCCAGGTACGTCTACATGGTCCTCGACACCGGAAGCGACGTCGTGTGGCTCCAATGCGCCCCCTGCAGGCGCTGCTACAAACAGAGCGACCCGATTTTCGACCCGAGAAAATCCAGATCCTTCGCCACAATCCCTTGTGGGTCCCCTCTGTGCCGGAAACTGGACTCCCCCAGTTGTAATTCCAAGAAGACCTGCCTGTACCAAGTCTCCTACGGGGACGGCTCCTTCACTTTCGGGGAGTTCTCCACTGAAACGCTGACGTTTCGCGGCACCAAAGTGGGACGCGTGGCAATCGGATGCGGTCACGACAACGAGGGCCTGTTCGTCGGCGCGGCGGGGCTGTTGGGGCTCGGCCGGGGGAAGTTATCATTTCCCGCCCTGACCGGCGCCCGATTCAACCGGAAATTCTCCTACTGCCTTGTGGACCGGTCCGCTTCTTCCAAACCATCCTCGGTCGTCTTCGGTGACTCCGCCGTTTCCCGGACGGCCCGGTTCACTCCCCTCCTCGCGAACCCTAAACTCGACACGTTTTACTACGTCGAGCTCATCGGTATCAGTGTCGGTGGGACACGTGTCCCGGGAATCACGGCATCGCTGTTCAAACTTGACCAGGCAGGAAACGGAGGGGTCATTCTCGATTCGGGCACTTCCGTGACCCGATTAACCCGACCCGCTTACAACGCTCTCCGCGACGCTTTCCGGGCCGGTACTTCTGGTCTGAAGCGGGGGCCGCAGTTCTCCCTATTCGACACGTGTTTCGACTTGTCCGGAAGGACCGAAGTCAAAGTCCCCACCGTGGTGCTGCATTTCCGAAACGCCGACGTTTCACTGCCGGCAACGAACTACCTGATCCCAGTGGACAGCAGCGGCAGCTTCTGCTTTGCTTTCGCGGGTACGATGGGCGGGCTGTCCATAATCGGTAACATCCAGCAGCAAGGTTTCCGGGTCGTGTATGACCTGGCAGGCTCCCGGGTCGGGTTTTCTCCACGCGGGTGCGCATAA